The sequence CGCCGGCCGGGGTCTCCGGGTGTGCGTGCTGGCCGATGCGGTGGGCTCGATGTCCACCGCCGATGGGTTCTGGCGGTCACTCGAGCAGGGAGGCGCGCAGGTGCGTCTCTTTCATCGCGTGTGGCTGCATCCCCTGGAAGCGTTGCGGCGCGATCACCGCAAGCTGCTCGTCGTGGATCGTCGACTGGGATTCACGGGCGGCATGAACATCGGCGAGGAGTACGGGTCCAGCGTGGTGCGGCGCCGGCACGTGGATCGCGAAGGATGGCGTGACGCGTGGCGCGACACATTCATCGCCCTGCGCGGCACCGTGGTGCGGGAACTGGCCGCGGTGTTTGCCGAAGGATGGGACCGGGCCGGAGGACCGGATCTGCCGGGACTCGAGTACGTGAGCTGGGCCGATGGCGTCGTGCAGCCTCCGCGCGGGTGGCGGGGAACGATGACTCCCCGCGCCTGGCAATCCCGCTGGCAACTGCAGCGCGGTCATCATCGCGATCGGGTGCGCGGACGTCGGGTGCGCCGCGACGCGCCACCGGTGACCGCCGACGCGCCCGCGGTCATCGTGATGGATCCCCGGCCGGGCCGCGGGCAGCGGGAGATGCTCACGGTGCTCTCCGCGCTGACGGGGGCCGCCCGTCAGCGCCTGTGGATCACCACACCGTATTTCGCGCCCCCCACGCGGGCGCTGGAGTTGCTGGGCGCCGCCGCCCGGCGTGGCGTGGACGTGCGGTTGTTGCTGCCCGGTGTGCGGACCGATGTGCCGCTGGTCCGCCACGCGGCCCACGGGGCCTATCACAAACTGCTGTCCACCGGCGTGCGCATCTTCGAGTACGACCGGGCCATGCTGCACGCCAAGACGCTGGTCGTGGACAGTCACGTGGGCCTGGTGGGATCGTCCAATCTCGATTTCCGCTCGTTCTGGCTGAATGCCGAATGCAATGTGCTCATCTTCGACGACACCTTCGCACGGGAACTCGATGCGAGTTTTCTGGACGATCTCGAAGGCAGCACCGAGATCACGCCGGAGCTGTGGCGCCGTCGGACGCTGACCCACCGCCTACTCGATCGCATCGCCCGCGGGCTGCGCTGGGCCCTCTAGCAAAGCGCCGGATATCGGACCTCGGTATGAGGTCGATTGCACCAGGCGTCAGACACCCCGCTGCGCATGTCCATGTGCGGGATTCCCTGACGGGGCGAACAGGACTCCCCGATGGAGGCAGGGGACAGGGCATGCGACCATTCGCCCATGTCTGCGCCAGTCGATCCTCTGCCGGCCCTTCACGAGGCCCCAGCCGTCGTGCGGCCGGGACCGGTGTTGGTGGCCAGCGACGGGACGGCCGTTTCGCACGACGCGCTCTTCGGCGCGGCACGGCTGGCCGCATCGACGTTCGGCACGTCCATCGAAATTCTGGGTGTCTGCGAGCCGATCACCGGTGTGGCCGGCGGCATGGATGTGCTGCCCATTCCCGCCGAGCTCGACGAGGCGCGACGGTCGACCATGCAGGCCGATCTCCGCCGCTCGGTGTCGATTGCGGATACCGGAGATCCGACCTGGCCGATCACCGTGCTCACCGGATCCCCCGCCCGCACGCTCGCCAGCGAAGCCGCCCTGCGGGACGCGTCGCTGATCGTCATGGGAATCGGCCGGCACAATCCACTCGACCGGCTGTTCGGCACCGAAACGACGCTGGCCACGTTGCGGGAATCGCGCGTGCCAGTGCTGGCGGTGGGAACGAACTTTCCGGTCACGCCCCAGCATGCCGTGGTCGGCCTCGATTTCAGTGCCGCCAGCGTGCAGGCGGCCCGCATGGCCATGCAGATGCTCGCAGGCGGCGGACGTCTGACCCTGGTGCATGTGCGGCCGCGCTTCGAGCATCCATCGTCCGACTGGCAGACCTGGGACGCCGAGTACGGACGCACCCTGCCGCCGTTGTTCGATCAGGTGCGGCAGGCGCTCGATGCCCGCGAGGACATCATCGTGGAGACCGTCACCGTACGTGGCGATCCCGCCCCCGCCCTGATCGCCTTCGCGCAGCAGGCCCATGCCGATCTCGTCGCCGTGGGCACGCAGCGCCACAGCCTGTTCGAACGCCTGGTGGTCGGATCGGTAGCCACGCGCGTGCTGCGGACGGCGCGATGTGGAGTGCTGGCGGTACCCCAGAGCCGGGGCGCGGCCTCGGACATCTGAAGGCAGACTGTCAGACGGGGTCAGAGGTGAGAGATCAGCAGGTCAGAACTGAGATGGAGATAGAATGATGAGAAATCAGACAACAACGAAATCAGAGGTCTGAGCACTGGCGGCCGATGGGATCGTGTGCGCCACAGGCTGCTGGCCGGGCGCCCGCAGGCGTGTGTGCGCCACACCGTTGTTCAATCCCTAAACCCCTATCTGCCCGAAACGCGACATCGCCTGTCCCACTCACGGAAATATCCTGCAGGTATCCAGCAGTTCATCCTGCAGGTATCGCCGCCGCAGGCGGCCGCTCATGGCCAGTGAATCACCCAATACCGGCCGCTTGACGCCGCTGTACCGGCCGCCAGCCGTCGCCGTCCCGCGTCAGAAGATGCGGATGTTGATGTACCGACGCGGGTTCTTCTTGACGTCCTCCACGAGCACACGCAGTTCCCGCACGAGCGAATCGCTCTGACGGTACAGGCCCGGATCGTTCATCATGAGGCCCAGCGTGCCGGTCGTGCCGTTGGCCTTGGTGAAGACGGAATCGGCACGGGCGATCACGGTGGACAGATGCGCTTCGGTGCGATCGAGCTTCACCGTCATGTCGCGCAGGTTGGTGGTGGCCGTGAGCAATTCCCGGGCGGCCTGCTGCGAATGAGTGACGATCTGCTGCAATTCGCCGCGGCTCGTGGCCGAATCCATGCGCGTGGAGAACGTGTTGAGACGATCGGCCGCGGCGTTGATGCGCGTGAGACCGACGTGCACGTCGCCACTGATCTGATCGAGATTCTTCGACTGGATGTCGATCGTGCGCGCGAGCACC comes from Gemmatimonas aurantiaca and encodes:
- a CDS encoding phospholipase D-like domain-containing protein, producing MSDRRVRDAIIPRELRAWRAWGVARRMERGVRDPRFRELVQRIDGGPLHLCPSVTLLPDGEEAFARMRDAIESAREEVLLETYILRDDQLGESVRQALIAAAGRGLRVCVLADAVGSMSTADGFWRSLEQGGAQVRLFHRVWLHPLEALRRDHRKLLVVDRRLGFTGGMNIGEEYGSSVVRRRHVDREGWRDAWRDTFIALRGTVVRELAAVFAEGWDRAGGPDLPGLEYVSWADGVVQPPRGWRGTMTPRAWQSRWQLQRGHHRDRVRGRRVRRDAPPVTADAPAVIVMDPRPGRGQREMLTVLSALTGAARQRLWITTPYFAPPTRALELLGAAARRGVDVRLLLPGVRTDVPLVRHAAHGAYHKLLSTGVRIFEYDRAMLHAKTLVVDSHVGLVGSSNLDFRSFWLNAECNVLIFDDTFARELDASFLDDLEGSTEITPELWRRRTLTHRLLDRIARGLRWAL
- a CDS encoding universal stress protein; protein product: MSAPVDPLPALHEAPAVVRPGPVLVASDGTAVSHDALFGAARLAASTFGTSIEILGVCEPITGVAGGMDVLPIPAELDEARRSTMQADLRRSVSIADTGDPTWPITVLTGSPARTLASEAALRDASLIVMGIGRHNPLDRLFGTETTLATLRESRVPVLAVGTNFPVTPQHAVVGLDFSAASVQAARMAMQMLAGGGRLTLVHVRPRFEHPSSDWQTWDAEYGRTLPPLFDQVRQALDAREDIIVETVTVRGDPAPALIAFAQQAHADLVAVGTQRHSLFERLVVGSVATRVLRTARCGVLAVPQSRGAASDI